In Arctopsyche grandis isolate Sample6627 unplaced genomic scaffold, ASM5162203v2 HiC_scaffold_522, whole genome shotgun sequence, the genomic window ttacttCTTGTTCAGTAAGCCCACTAGATGGTATCAATTCTATTtcttgtttttctttatttttactatcTTCAGCACTAACTTTTAAAATTCCATTAgaatcacattcaaaacttactGAGATTTTTGGTGTTCCTTTTGGcccttttgttatattttttaatttaatttctcccaattttttattttcttttactaAACCCCTTTCCCCTTGATAAATAGAAATATCAACTTCTTTTTGATTATCTTCTGATGTTGAAAAAATTTCTGTTTCTTTAAATGGTAGTGTTGTATTcctattaattattttactaaaaataccCCCCATAGTCTCTATTCCAAGACTTAATGGATTTACATCTAATAAAAGTACATTATCTAATGTACCTGATAATACACCCCCTTGTATTGCCGCACCTTGTGCTATTGCTTCATCAGGATTTATTGTTGTCGTtggttcaattttaaaaatatttttcacaagtTTTCTTATAAATGGCATTTTTGTCATCCCTCCTACTAAAATtacatgttttatttcatttttatttatttttgcatcTTTTAATGCTTTTTCACAAGGTTCTATAGTtttatttgctattttttttattacattttctaaTTGCTctcttgttatttttaaatctaaatcTTTTCCTGGATAAATATTTTCTAGAAAAATATTTGTACTCATTTTGTTTGAAAGTTCTATTTTTGCTTTTTCTGATGcttcttttaatttttctattgaaatatttgttttatttaaattttcattttccgtttggttataaaaattaattaaaaaattggaaaattcattATCAAAATCTTCTCCTCCTAAAAAAGTATTACCATTAGTCGATAAAACATGGAAAACACCATCTTCAACTTctaaaattgaaatatcaaaCGTACCCCCTCCTAAATCATAAACGGCTATTTTCCCTATTGCCGTTTTATCTAATCCATAAGCTAAAGCCGCTGCTGTTGGTTCATTTATAATTCTAATTATATCTAAACCGGCAATTTTACCAGCATCTTTTGTAGCTTGTCTTTGTGAATCATTAAAATATGCTGGAACGGTAACTACTGCCCTTACAATCGGATGTTTTAATGCTTTTTCACCtatttctttcattttatttaaaattttagctCCAATTTGTGACGGTGCAAATTTTCCCAAATTTGTTTTTATCCAAATATCCCCATTACAAGAAGATGTTGTTTTATATGGAAgttcttttatataattttgtatttctgAATCTTTAAATTTTCTACCCATCAACCTTTTAGAtgcaaaaattgtatttaatggatcttcaattaagtattttttagCTTCTTCCCCTACTAAATTATTCCTCACAATCGAAGGGGTCGTTGTTTTATTAAACTCATTttttaaaacgatcggaatTCTTCCTTGCATTACAGCGACAGCCGAATTAGTTGTTCCTAAATCAATGCCGACAATGTGAGAATCTTTGACtgtttttctaaaaattttattatccaTTTGGGgataaaaattaagaaaatgaaaAGGCAATTATAAAGAGTTGGGGGTAAAGATGGGTATTTActataataaagataaaaaaggtAAAGTACATTAAAGGGTGTAATGGTAATTATATCGAGAAAGTACTATAGATATCTAACTTAAAGTACATTAATGAAGAaacgtttaattaaaattgttgaaatggcattaattaaatataactcTGAATGTCTAATAAGTTTttcaaataacaacaaaaatatttaaaaggggTAATGGTAATTATATCtattgtgttatcctctattaatattgtcgcaactgtagagttatcttgtaactctgttgctttcttaagtgaagatttttaagtaaaattctgctttaaaataaagcatggattatttacccatgcaatcaataaatgaaagttctaaaattgacaaatataatttaaataaatactctgaatgactaaatactttaatgatgaagagcttacgccatcttcgatggcacaagacaatATCGAATATTATAAGGatagaaataatatacattaGTTCAGCTAAAAGTAGGGGGGTATTTTAGACATATTAATAGTGCAACTGAATGATGACGTGTTTAAAAGACATATTAGGAGCTTGGGATTGAAAACCCcttacaaattttttattttggttaCGGCAAACATGATTATTAATTAaagtatgaaatatatataaacctgTGAAGTCTTagtctttttttaaaaaaaaaagaagtacaGGAGTAAATAATGGGTCGACTTTAGATTGAAGCATACATTCAATCACTAGTGCCTAAACAGGCCTTCGAAAGCATTTATTTCGATAGAAGATAGAGAAAAGGAAAGGAAATATGGGTATTGTCAGGAGTAGTAAACCCCGATCAGGCATGAAATATGAAGACATGttgactttaaataaataattatgggttttataaaacattttatataaatctacTTTTTTTAAgcacaaaaacttaaaaatattacGATTTGCCACATAGTTGTGGAGTTGATAAAACATTCATTGGTGCATTATACTAATACTCTACTTTTTGCAATAACATGTGATACAACTAGTAAAGATGTATCCTTTTGAAGATATTATGGAAACGTAATTTTGAACGTTTTTGTTGAAAGggcaacaaaataaaacaacaaaaaaaaaacaaatttattaaccAATTGATCTTACTATCACCTACAAAAAAGGTAACTTTTAAAACATCCTACACTGTTGATAGAGATCAGTTGAAACTTCTGGTGTTACACACCTACCATACCATTAAGGCTTTGGTTACAaggaaataaaacaacaaacttTAAATCtccttatatataaattattagttTAAATCTAGTCACTTACCCTTGGTTTTgatagattttttaataatatttatgtggCCAATACAGTCGGTTCGATACTttcattactaaaaaaaaatgttcggatttatttaagctgtagttgttaatacttgttagttttcttcgtgtgtttctctgtaacatggtcggggaaccgcattgctgcgtaaaccccccacggcccttatgccagctttaaaaaaaatcggatttattgaaaagtggttgcctacagcaaaaaaagaagtttcctacaaaactctgggggcccctatagcatctctatccctctgccgacagtcggctagccttaggactaagtgccccattgaccttgagctggtgtttaattatagacagtaccatactgtcttccAAAGTATAAAGATGTACTCATATACTTGTAACgaaataaatgttatttttaaaaattttaaaaattaaaaaatattgtttaaatataattgtcaattttagaactttcatttattgattgcatgggtaaaaaatccatgctttattttaaagcaaaattttacttaaaaatcttcACTTAAGAAAGCAACAGAGTTACAAGATAACTCTACAGTTGCGACAATAATAATTTACGTTTTTAGTTTCTATTTAATGTTCTAGCGTGtttcatatgtaaaaaatcaatttaatgtaaatgatcacattcaaatattttttcattcttttcgatcttagaaataattgaaaagatagcttttatttatgaaatatccCTGTTATGCAAAATATCATGTTAATTTAAAGATACAATAGCTTTTGTTCTGTTTGGATTGTTAATTAACCAACActtgtttcttttattttatttgttctttatttttcttttctccttttttttgtgatcaaaaaccaacaaaaaataagtaaatgaataaaaccgtCACAGAAGGCATGATAAATcggaagtatttttttatatactactaTAATCATATTATGTCGTTATATTCACTTGTTTTCTTGTAGgaatttttgttgaatttttttgaatattttttttttctataaataaaaaaatctaatttagcCCCAAGAATGAATTCAAAGAAAACATTCAACACGTCAATTCTATGCTTAGCCATGGGAGTTATCAAAGTAACGAGTAGTAACTATACACATACCAGTTCACATGGTGAACTCGGTTCAATGCAACCTTCTACCCTGTTCATTCCTAACAGTAAAACGGATCTTCAATCTCTAAAGGATGAAGTTGTTCGCCAAGATGATGAAAAAACAAATAGCATAAAAGCAATTGACGAACAACTTACGGCAAAAACTTTCTTACTTACTACTTTAACAAAGAAAATTTCAGCTCAAAAGCAATTGTCAAAAGAAATTGGCGAAAAACAACAAGCACTAAAAAACATGTTGGAAACATCATTGCAAGCAAAAATCGTAGAAATTCAAGACAAAATTCAAACCTTGGTCACTAAATCAGAAATTTCTGAAAAAGACAAAGCGGCACTGGAAAGCTGTAAAACGTTATTTGATGGCTATTTAAATAAGTTTC contains:
- the LOC143922146 gene encoding uncharacterized protein LOC143922146, with product MDNKIFRKTVKDSHIVGIDLGTTNSAVAVMQGRIPIVLKNEFNKTTTPSIVRNNLVGEEAKKYLIEDPLNTIFASKRLMGRKFKDSEIQNYIKELPYKTTSSCNGDIWIKTNLGKFAPSQIGAKILNKMKEIGEKALKHPIVRAVVTVPAYFNDSQRQATKDAGKIAGLDIIRIINEPTAAALAYGLDKTAIGKIAVYDLGGGTFDISILEVEDGVFHVLSTNGNTFLGGEDFDNEFSNFLINFYNQTENENLNKTNISIEKLKEASEKAKIELSNKMSTNIFLENIYPGKDLDLKITREQLENVIKKIANKTIEPCEKALKDAKINKNEIKHVILVGGMTKMPFIRKLVKNIFKIEPTTTINPDEAIAQGAAIQGGVLSGTLDNVLLLDVNPLSLGIETMGGIFSKIINRNTTLPFKETEIFSTSEDNQKEVDISIYQGERGLVKENKKLGEIKLKNITKGPKGTPKISVSFECDSNGILKVSAEDSKNKEKQEIELIPSSGLTEQEVNEIIRKGEKERKKDEKKVNLINFKIKAERILQSLLNGTVKYPEKFLQKVKNLNEFISNKMFNIKEAKKELEEIKKYEM